From Calonectris borealis chromosome 7, bCalBor7.hap1.2, whole genome shotgun sequence, one genomic window encodes:
- the RRP12 gene encoding RRP12-like protein isoform X1, giving the protein MPSLKMAAGAGSGRGGCAAARGAGSSMARSGRLRSGAAAKLKRWRKGHSSDCNPETRQHRLAARSRFCSRPAEKSNLTVDAVKLHNELQSGSLRLEQLSDSAQLRMEEDDAGDTATEKSSGTFLSGLSDCTNVTFSKVQRFWESNSAAHKEICAVLAAVTEVIRSRGGKESETEYFAALMTTLEAVESPESLAAVAYLLNLVLKRVPSPVLIKKFSDASKAFMGIVSSQACSSSTSALRWILSCLATLLRKQDFAAWSYPVTLQVYHGLLSFCVHTKPKVRKAAQYGVCSVLRGSEFMFGDAAPDHHPAAPSTAKFCVQEIEKAGGAKEATTTLHVLALLRDLLPCFPAAVVKTCCETLLRVMTLSHVLVTACAMQAFHSLFSAQASVACLPAELNAQIITALYDYVPSTSDLQPLLTWLSTMERAHVNLGRLQKDLCWAHLPRLFSAAMNCFLSPHSQVVAAAAQTLETLLSECVAPHMDDLGTVSASAPAPAAYLCKMFRSVEEGLTYRFHAAWDEVLRVLEVFFETCGKQCHPIMRKCLRSLCDLRLSPHFPYTAEVDQAVGAAVSAMGPEVLLEAVPLEIDGKEETLDFPRSWLLPVLRDYVQGARLGFFTSYFLPLAAALKSRAVEFTQAGKSAEAKIYDTLQWQVWTLLPGFCTHPTDVLGAFKGLARTLGMAISERPDLRPTVCQALRTLIHKGCETDAERAEVGRFAKNFLPILFNVYSQPEEDGGSSAQRRSVLDTVRAYLTITEPQMVCGFLQKASEKLTSPESSEFARLSILDLVVAMAPYADEQSLGSLYRTIQPSLQSKEHSMQKKAYRVLEEVCAAPHAPCQAFVRSHLQDLQAALLDSLKSAASPAKRPRLKCLFHIVKQLSVEHEPFVTALVPEVILCTKEVSVGARKNAFVLLVEMGHAFIRFGPTPQEAMQRFLLLVYAGLTGSVTMISCTVLALTRLFFEFKDHLELSVVEQLLQNVCLLLASRTRDVVKAALGFLKVTLLLVDTKLLAKHVQAMLEAVGNLSDDMRRHFRMKLRNLFTKFIRKFGFELVKGLLPDEYHKVLVNIRKAEARNRKQRALRQAAADTDEEEAPPAQPRGDSMEEILADSEDEEEEEEERQQSKEWRKQARQKGQAWLKEGEEDEPLNFLDPNVSQRVLATKPGPKRSRGVSHNFQVSEDGRLIIHEEEEEVDDDEAKGVDEEMADVLQDVGLRSKKSQKRRFREEPDDEEPEAGTYPQYRAGGSGIHRQLDKEPAFGAEYRSKKGKGDVKKKGQLDPYAYIPLNRARLNRRKRAKMQGQFKGLMKGAQRGAKAGRRNRLKAQRP; this is encoded by the exons ATGCCCTCACTCAAGATGGCGGCGGGCGCCGGAAGCGGAAGGGGGGGTTGCGCGGCGGCACGTGGAGCCGGTTCCAGCATGGCGCGGAGCGGGAGGCTCCGCTCGGGCGCCGCCGCCAAGCTGAAGCGGTGGCGGAAGGGCCACAGCAGCGACTGCAACCCTGAGACCCGCCAGCACCGCCTGGCCGCCCGCAGCCGCTTCTGCAGCCGGCCCGCGG AGAAAAGCAACTTGACGGTGGATGCAGTGAAGCTGCACAATGAGCTGCAGTCAGGGTCCCTGCGTTTGGAGCAGCTGAGTGACAGCGCTCAGCTCCGTATGGAGGAGGACGATGCTGGGGATACCGCCACAGAGAAGTCCTCCGGCACCTTCCTGAGCGGGCTGAGCGACTGCACCAACGTCACCTTCAGCAAGGTGCAGCGCTTCTGGGAGTCCAATTCTGCCGCTCACAAAGAG ATCTGTGCCGTGCTGGCGGCCGTGACGGAGGTGATCCGCTCACGGGGGGGCAAGGAGAGCGAGACGGAGTACTTTGCTGCGCTG ATGACCACACTGGAGGCGGTGGAGTCCCCCGAGTCACTGGCTGCTGTCGCCTACCTGCTCAACCTTGTCCTAAAGCG GGTCCCAAGTCCTGTGCTCATAAAAAAGTTCTCAGACGCCTCAAAAGCCTTCATGGGTATCGTCTCGTCGCAGGCCTGCAGCAGCTCCACCTCTGCCCTGCGATGG ATCCTCTCTTGCTTGGCCACGCTGCTGCGGAAGCAGGACTTTGCAGCCTGGAGCTACCCTGTCACCCTCCAGGTCTATCACGGCTTGCTGAGCTTCTGCGTTCATACCAAGCCCAAG GTGCGGAAAGCAGCACAGTACGGCGTGTGCTCTGTCCTGAGGGGCAGCGAGTTCATGTTTGGAGATGCGGCCCCTGACCATCATCCAGCAGCACCCTCCACTGCCAAGTTCTGCGTGCAGGAGATCGAAAAAGCTGGAG gtGCCAAGGAGGCGACCACCACCCTGCACGTCCTCGCCCTGCTGCGGGacctgctgccctgcttccctgcGGCCGTGGTGAAGACCTGCTGCGAGACCTTGCTCCGAGTCATGACCCTCAGCCATGTG CTGGTGACGGCGTGTGCCATGCAAGCCTTCCACAGCCTCTTCAGCGCCCAGGCCAGTGTGGCCTGCCTGCCGGCCGAGCTCAATGCCCAAATCATCACC GCCCTCTATGACTACGTGCCCAGCACGAGTGACCTGCAGCCGCTACTGACCTGGCTGTCCACCATGGAGCGGGCACATGTCAACCTGGGCAG gctgcagaAGGATCTGTGCTGGGCTCACCTGCCCCGGCTCTTCTCGGCCGCCATGAACTGCTTCCTCTCCCCGCACTCCCaggtggtggcagcagcagcgcagACCCTGGAG ACCCTCCTGAGCGAATGCGTCGCTCCTCACATGGATGACCTGGGCACCGTCTCTGcgtctgccccagcccctgctgcctaCCTGTGCAAGATGTTCAG aTCGGTGGAGGAGGGCCTGACCTATCGTTTCCATGCGGCGTGGGACgaggtgctgcgggtgctggaggTTTTCTTCGAGACGTGTGGGAAGCAGTGCCACCCCATCATGAGGAAG TGTCTCCGGTCCCTGTGTGACCTACGTCTCTCCCCACACTTCCCCTACACCGCTGAAGTGGACCAGGCGGTGGGAGCTGCCGTGAGTGCCATGGGCCCCGAGGTGCTGCTGGAAGCTGTGCCACTGGAGATCGACGGCAAGGA GGAGACGCTGGATTTCCCCCGTAGCTGGCTCCTGCCAGTGCTGCGGGACTACGTGCAGGGCGCGCGGCTCGGCTTCTTCACCAGCTACTTTTTGCCCTTGGCAGCCGCCCTGAAAAGCAGAG CCGTGGAGTTTACCCAGGCTGGGAAGAGCGCGGAGGCCAAGATCTATGACACGCTGCAGTGGCAG GTCTGGACCCTGCTGCCCGGCTTCTGCACCCACCCCACGGATGTGCTGGGGGCCTTCAAGGGGCTGGCCCGCACCCTGGGCATGGCCATCAGCGAGCGCCCGGATCTGCGCCCCACCGTGTGCCAGGCCTTGCGCACCCTCATCCACAAAGGATGCGAGACAG ATGCAGAGCGGGCAGAAGTGGGTCGCTTTGCCAAAAATTTCTTGCCCATCCTATTCAACGTGTACAGCCAGCCTGAGGAGGACGGGGGCAGCAGTGCTCAGCGCCGCTCTGTGCTGGACACTGTCCGTGCTTACCTGACCATCACCGAGCCCCAG ATGGTGTGCGGGTTCCTGCAGAAAGCCAGCGAGAAGCTGACCAGTCCCGAGAGCTCTGAGTTTGCCAG ACTCTCCATCCTGGACCTGGTGGTGGCAATGGCACCCTACGCTGATGAGCAGTCCCTGGGCTCCCTGTACCGCACCATCCAGCCTTCCCTCCAG AGCAAGGAGCACAGCATGCAGAAGAAGGCGTACCGCGTGCTGGAGGAAGTGTGTGCCGCTCCCCATGCCCCCTGCCAGGCCTTCGTCCGCTCCCACCTGCAGGAtctgcaggcagcgctgctggACTCGCTCAAGAGCGCGGCGTCCCCGGCCAAAAGG CCCCGGCTGAAGTGCCTGTTCCACATCGTGAAGCAGCTCTCGGTGGAGCACGAGCCTTTCGTCACCGCCCTGGTCCCAGAG GTCATCCTCTGCACCAAGGAGGTGTCGGTGGGTGCCCGCAAGAACGCCTTCGTGCTTCTCGTGGAGATGGGGCATGCCTTCATCCGCTTCGGGCCCACCCCCCAAG AGGCCATGCAGCGGTTCCTGCTCCTGGTCTACGCGGGGCTCACGGGCTCGGTCACCATGATCAGCTGCACTGTGCTGGCGCTGACCCGCCTGTTCTTCGAGTTCAAAG ATCACCTGGAGCTGAGTGTGGTGGAGCAGCTCCTGCAGAAcgtctgcctgctgctggcctcccGCACGCGGGACGTGGTGAAGGCAGCCCTGGGCTTCCTCAAAGTCACACTGctgctggtggacaccaagctgctGGCCAAGCACGTCCAGGCGATG CTGGAGGCCGTGGGGAACCTTTCGGATGACATGAGACGCCACTTCCGTATGAAGCTGCGAAACCTCTTCACCAAGTTCATCCGCAAGTTCGG CTTcgagctggtgaaggggctgctGCCAGACGAGTACCACAAGGTGCTGGTGAATATCCGTAAGGCAGAAGCTCGGAACCGCAAGCAGCGTGCCCTGAGACAGGCGGCTGCAGATACGGATGAAGAGGAGGCACCACCGGCACAGCCCAGAGGAGACAG CATGGAGGAGATTCTGGCTGACtctgaggatgaggaggaggaagaggaggaacggCAGCAGAGCAAGGAGTGGAGGAAGCAAGCACGGCAGAAGGGCCAGGCCTGgctgaaggaaggggaagaggatgaGCCCCTCAACTTCCTGGACCCCAACGTGTCCCAGCGGGTGCTGG CCACCAAGCCAGGCCCCAAGCGGTCCAGAGGAGTGAGCCACAACTTCCAGGTGTCCGAGGATGGGCGCCTGATCATccatgaagaagaggaggaggtggatgATGATGAAGCCAAAG GAGTGGACGAGGAGATGGCAGATGTGCTGCAAGATGTGGGTCTCCGCAGT aagaaaagccagAAGCGTCGGTTCAGGGAGGAGCCAGATGATGAGGAACCCGAAGCCGGGACCTACCCTCAGTACAGAG CTGGAGGCTCTGGGATCCACCGGCAGCTGGACAAGGAGCCAGCCTTCGGTGCGGAGTACAGATCCAAG
- the PGAM1 gene encoding phosphoglycerate mutase 1, which produces MAAYRLVLVRHGESAWNLENRFSGWYDADLSPAGQQEARRGGEALRDAGYEFDICFTSVQKRAIRTLWTVLDAIDQMWLPVIRTWRLNERHYGALTGLNKAETAAKHGEAQVKIWRRSYDIPPPPMQSDHPFYSTISKDRRYADLTEDQLPTCESLKDTIARALPFWNEEIVPQIKEGKRVLIAAHGNSLRGIVKHLEGMSEEAIMELNLPTGIPIVYELDKNLKPVKPMQFLGDEETVRKAMEAVAAQGKVKK; this is translated from the exons ATGGCCGCCTACCGCCTCGTCCTCGTCCGCCACGGCGAGAGCGCCTGGAACCTGGAGAACCGCTTCAGCGGTTGGTACGATGCCGATCTCAGCCCCGCCGGTCAGCAagaggcgcggcgcggcggcgagGCCCTCCGAG ATGCCGGCTATGAGTTCGACATTTGCTTCACCTCGGTACAGAAACGGGCCATCCGTACCCTCTGGACCGTCCTGGATGCCATCGATCAGATGTGGTTACCCGTTATCCGAACCTGGCGCCTGAATGAGAGGCACTATGGGGCCCTCACCGGTTTAAACAAGGCTGAGACGGCGGCGAAGCACGGCGAGGCGCAGGTGAAGATCTGGAGGCGCTCGTATGACATCCCTCCACCTCCCATGCAGTCCGATCACCCTTTCTACAGCACCATCAGCAAG GACCGTCGCTACGCTGACCTGACAGAGGACCAGCTGCCAACGTGCGAGAGCCTGAAGGACACCATCGCTCGGGCTCTGCCTTTCTGGAATGAGGAAATTGTTCCGCAGATCAAAGAGGGAAAGCGAGTCCTTATTGCTGCCCATGGCAATAGCCTGCGTGGGATTGTCAAGCACCTGGAAG GCATGTCGGAAGAGGCTATTATGGAGCTGAACCTGCCCACTGGCATCCCTATTGTCTATGAGCTGGATAAGAACCTGAAACCTGTCAAGCCCATGCAGTTCCTGGGGGATGAGGAGACGGTGCGCAAGGCCATGGAGGCCGTCGCTGCTCAGGGCAAGGTCAAGAAGTGA
- the RRP12 gene encoding RRP12-like protein isoform X2: MKKHLLQHALSPCSWLQAGIYDSEGCEGCALAVWSPRLRAEEDKWGRVHRAPQHESPGTPRCVCEGMMLSCFPSEEMAGLCPEKSNLTVDAVKLHNELQSGSLRLEQLSDSAQLRMEEDDAGDTATEKSSGTFLSGLSDCTNVTFSKVQRFWESNSAAHKEICAVLAAVTEVIRSRGGKESETEYFAALMTTLEAVESPESLAAVAYLLNLVLKRVPSPVLIKKFSDASKAFMGIVSSQACSSSTSALRWILSCLATLLRKQDFAAWSYPVTLQVYHGLLSFCVHTKPKVRKAAQYGVCSVLRGSEFMFGDAAPDHHPAAPSTAKFCVQEIEKAGGAKEATTTLHVLALLRDLLPCFPAAVVKTCCETLLRVMTLSHVLVTACAMQAFHSLFSAQASVACLPAELNAQIITALYDYVPSTSDLQPLLTWLSTMERAHVNLGRLQKDLCWAHLPRLFSAAMNCFLSPHSQVVAAAAQTLETLLSECVAPHMDDLGTVSASAPAPAAYLCKMFRSVEEGLTYRFHAAWDEVLRVLEVFFETCGKQCHPIMRKCLRSLCDLRLSPHFPYTAEVDQAVGAAVSAMGPEVLLEAVPLEIDGKEETLDFPRSWLLPVLRDYVQGARLGFFTSYFLPLAAALKSRAVEFTQAGKSAEAKIYDTLQWQVWTLLPGFCTHPTDVLGAFKGLARTLGMAISERPDLRPTVCQALRTLIHKGCETDAERAEVGRFAKNFLPILFNVYSQPEEDGGSSAQRRSVLDTVRAYLTITEPQMVCGFLQKASEKLTSPESSEFARLSILDLVVAMAPYADEQSLGSLYRTIQPSLQSKEHSMQKKAYRVLEEVCAAPHAPCQAFVRSHLQDLQAALLDSLKSAASPAKRPRLKCLFHIVKQLSVEHEPFVTALVPEVILCTKEVSVGARKNAFVLLVEMGHAFIRFGPTPQEAMQRFLLLVYAGLTGSVTMISCTVLALTRLFFEFKDHLELSVVEQLLQNVCLLLASRTRDVVKAALGFLKVTLLLVDTKLLAKHVQAMLEAVGNLSDDMRRHFRMKLRNLFTKFIRKFGFELVKGLLPDEYHKVLVNIRKAEARNRKQRALRQAAADTDEEEAPPAQPRGDSMEEILADSEDEEEEEEERQQSKEWRKQARQKGQAWLKEGEEDEPLNFLDPNVSQRVLATKPGPKRSRGVSHNFQVSEDGRLIIHEEEEEVDDDEAKGVDEEMADVLQDVGLRSKKSQKRRFREEPDDEEPEAGTYPQYRAGGSGIHRQLDKEPAFGAEYRSKKGKGDVKKKGQLDPYAYIPLNRARLNRRKRAKMQGQFKGLMKGAQRGAKAGRRNRLKAQRP; this comes from the exons ATGAAGAAACACCTCTTGCAGCACGCACTGTCCCCTTGCAGCTGGTTGCAAGCTGGTATCTATGACTCAGAGGGATGTGAAGGCTGTGCCTTGGCTGTCTGGTCACCGAGGCTTCGGGCGGAAGAAGATAAATGGGGCAGAGTACACAGAGCACCTCAGCATGAAAGTCCTGGTACACCAAGATGCGTTTGTGAGGGCATGATGCTTTCATGCTTTCCATCAGAGGAGATGGCTGGACTGTGCCCTG AGAAAAGCAACTTGACGGTGGATGCAGTGAAGCTGCACAATGAGCTGCAGTCAGGGTCCCTGCGTTTGGAGCAGCTGAGTGACAGCGCTCAGCTCCGTATGGAGGAGGACGATGCTGGGGATACCGCCACAGAGAAGTCCTCCGGCACCTTCCTGAGCGGGCTGAGCGACTGCACCAACGTCACCTTCAGCAAGGTGCAGCGCTTCTGGGAGTCCAATTCTGCCGCTCACAAAGAG ATCTGTGCCGTGCTGGCGGCCGTGACGGAGGTGATCCGCTCACGGGGGGGCAAGGAGAGCGAGACGGAGTACTTTGCTGCGCTG ATGACCACACTGGAGGCGGTGGAGTCCCCCGAGTCACTGGCTGCTGTCGCCTACCTGCTCAACCTTGTCCTAAAGCG GGTCCCAAGTCCTGTGCTCATAAAAAAGTTCTCAGACGCCTCAAAAGCCTTCATGGGTATCGTCTCGTCGCAGGCCTGCAGCAGCTCCACCTCTGCCCTGCGATGG ATCCTCTCTTGCTTGGCCACGCTGCTGCGGAAGCAGGACTTTGCAGCCTGGAGCTACCCTGTCACCCTCCAGGTCTATCACGGCTTGCTGAGCTTCTGCGTTCATACCAAGCCCAAG GTGCGGAAAGCAGCACAGTACGGCGTGTGCTCTGTCCTGAGGGGCAGCGAGTTCATGTTTGGAGATGCGGCCCCTGACCATCATCCAGCAGCACCCTCCACTGCCAAGTTCTGCGTGCAGGAGATCGAAAAAGCTGGAG gtGCCAAGGAGGCGACCACCACCCTGCACGTCCTCGCCCTGCTGCGGGacctgctgccctgcttccctgcGGCCGTGGTGAAGACCTGCTGCGAGACCTTGCTCCGAGTCATGACCCTCAGCCATGTG CTGGTGACGGCGTGTGCCATGCAAGCCTTCCACAGCCTCTTCAGCGCCCAGGCCAGTGTGGCCTGCCTGCCGGCCGAGCTCAATGCCCAAATCATCACC GCCCTCTATGACTACGTGCCCAGCACGAGTGACCTGCAGCCGCTACTGACCTGGCTGTCCACCATGGAGCGGGCACATGTCAACCTGGGCAG gctgcagaAGGATCTGTGCTGGGCTCACCTGCCCCGGCTCTTCTCGGCCGCCATGAACTGCTTCCTCTCCCCGCACTCCCaggtggtggcagcagcagcgcagACCCTGGAG ACCCTCCTGAGCGAATGCGTCGCTCCTCACATGGATGACCTGGGCACCGTCTCTGcgtctgccccagcccctgctgcctaCCTGTGCAAGATGTTCAG aTCGGTGGAGGAGGGCCTGACCTATCGTTTCCATGCGGCGTGGGACgaggtgctgcgggtgctggaggTTTTCTTCGAGACGTGTGGGAAGCAGTGCCACCCCATCATGAGGAAG TGTCTCCGGTCCCTGTGTGACCTACGTCTCTCCCCACACTTCCCCTACACCGCTGAAGTGGACCAGGCGGTGGGAGCTGCCGTGAGTGCCATGGGCCCCGAGGTGCTGCTGGAAGCTGTGCCACTGGAGATCGACGGCAAGGA GGAGACGCTGGATTTCCCCCGTAGCTGGCTCCTGCCAGTGCTGCGGGACTACGTGCAGGGCGCGCGGCTCGGCTTCTTCACCAGCTACTTTTTGCCCTTGGCAGCCGCCCTGAAAAGCAGAG CCGTGGAGTTTACCCAGGCTGGGAAGAGCGCGGAGGCCAAGATCTATGACACGCTGCAGTGGCAG GTCTGGACCCTGCTGCCCGGCTTCTGCACCCACCCCACGGATGTGCTGGGGGCCTTCAAGGGGCTGGCCCGCACCCTGGGCATGGCCATCAGCGAGCGCCCGGATCTGCGCCCCACCGTGTGCCAGGCCTTGCGCACCCTCATCCACAAAGGATGCGAGACAG ATGCAGAGCGGGCAGAAGTGGGTCGCTTTGCCAAAAATTTCTTGCCCATCCTATTCAACGTGTACAGCCAGCCTGAGGAGGACGGGGGCAGCAGTGCTCAGCGCCGCTCTGTGCTGGACACTGTCCGTGCTTACCTGACCATCACCGAGCCCCAG ATGGTGTGCGGGTTCCTGCAGAAAGCCAGCGAGAAGCTGACCAGTCCCGAGAGCTCTGAGTTTGCCAG ACTCTCCATCCTGGACCTGGTGGTGGCAATGGCACCCTACGCTGATGAGCAGTCCCTGGGCTCCCTGTACCGCACCATCCAGCCTTCCCTCCAG AGCAAGGAGCACAGCATGCAGAAGAAGGCGTACCGCGTGCTGGAGGAAGTGTGTGCCGCTCCCCATGCCCCCTGCCAGGCCTTCGTCCGCTCCCACCTGCAGGAtctgcaggcagcgctgctggACTCGCTCAAGAGCGCGGCGTCCCCGGCCAAAAGG CCCCGGCTGAAGTGCCTGTTCCACATCGTGAAGCAGCTCTCGGTGGAGCACGAGCCTTTCGTCACCGCCCTGGTCCCAGAG GTCATCCTCTGCACCAAGGAGGTGTCGGTGGGTGCCCGCAAGAACGCCTTCGTGCTTCTCGTGGAGATGGGGCATGCCTTCATCCGCTTCGGGCCCACCCCCCAAG AGGCCATGCAGCGGTTCCTGCTCCTGGTCTACGCGGGGCTCACGGGCTCGGTCACCATGATCAGCTGCACTGTGCTGGCGCTGACCCGCCTGTTCTTCGAGTTCAAAG ATCACCTGGAGCTGAGTGTGGTGGAGCAGCTCCTGCAGAAcgtctgcctgctgctggcctcccGCACGCGGGACGTGGTGAAGGCAGCCCTGGGCTTCCTCAAAGTCACACTGctgctggtggacaccaagctgctGGCCAAGCACGTCCAGGCGATG CTGGAGGCCGTGGGGAACCTTTCGGATGACATGAGACGCCACTTCCGTATGAAGCTGCGAAACCTCTTCACCAAGTTCATCCGCAAGTTCGG CTTcgagctggtgaaggggctgctGCCAGACGAGTACCACAAGGTGCTGGTGAATATCCGTAAGGCAGAAGCTCGGAACCGCAAGCAGCGTGCCCTGAGACAGGCGGCTGCAGATACGGATGAAGAGGAGGCACCACCGGCACAGCCCAGAGGAGACAG CATGGAGGAGATTCTGGCTGACtctgaggatgaggaggaggaagaggaggaacggCAGCAGAGCAAGGAGTGGAGGAAGCAAGCACGGCAGAAGGGCCAGGCCTGgctgaaggaaggggaagaggatgaGCCCCTCAACTTCCTGGACCCCAACGTGTCCCAGCGGGTGCTGG CCACCAAGCCAGGCCCCAAGCGGTCCAGAGGAGTGAGCCACAACTTCCAGGTGTCCGAGGATGGGCGCCTGATCATccatgaagaagaggaggaggtggatgATGATGAAGCCAAAG GAGTGGACGAGGAGATGGCAGATGTGCTGCAAGATGTGGGTCTCCGCAGT aagaaaagccagAAGCGTCGGTTCAGGGAGGAGCCAGATGATGAGGAACCCGAAGCCGGGACCTACCCTCAGTACAGAG CTGGAGGCTCTGGGATCCACCGGCAGCTGGACAAGGAGCCAGCCTTCGGTGCGGAGTACAGATCCAAG